Proteins from one Malania oleifera isolate guangnan ecotype guangnan chromosome 4, ASM2987363v1, whole genome shotgun sequence genomic window:
- the LOC131152983 gene encoding endoribonuclease Dicer homolog 2 isoform X3, producing MEAGDMMVKDTHQPSADPLPFARSYQLEALEKALEQNTIVFLETGSGKTLIAIMLLRNFAYLIRKPSRFIAVFLVPQVVLIKQQAEAVKMHTDLKVGIYWGDMGVDFWDDATWRQEQDKYEVLVMTPMILLNGLRHSFFKLEMIKLLIFDECHHARGKHPYACIMMEFYHRKLNSEKHLLPRILGMTASLVKSKGPNSPDAYWKSICDLENLMNSKVYTCINESVLAEFIPFSNTKWKIYKHMDIPVALNESLESHLNSLKIKHECTLEKLGLKESAVESVKNKISRIYCTFMFCLNELGLWLALKAAESLSTDETDILCWGQFDLFGETIIKDFSKGVLKIFSNYIPSDWSIGGNMKDDMDRGFLSVKVIALIESLMEYSSMKDLRCIIFVERVITAVTIKDLLSELLVNLSGWKTEYVAGNNTGLQSQTRKQQNRIVEEFRKGDVNIIVATSILEEGLDVQSCNLVIRFDLSANVCSFIQSRGRARVQNSDYLLMMKSGDEASLSRVKNYLSSGEIMREESLRHSSTPCAPLENALLDNEFYCVKSTGAIVTLSSSVALIHFYCSRLPSDRYFKSCPRCVINEEMKTCILYLPKSCPIQTVHAQGNTNILKQIVCLEACRQLHKIGALTDNLVPEIVVEEAAAQELGNVPYDDEKVIYFPPELVNYCSNNLMIKYHCYVIELERKFQYDIPVRDIALLVRSELELDVRNLKFNLEADRGHVALHMKYVGLIDLSPEHVSLCRKFQITLFRVLLNRDLNKLKEVFGEFHIKNNEIIDYLLLPSASSHEKQCIIDWKCIRSVLLSSDNVNNHENCLSPKGYARMVQTKNGIFCSCMLENCVVCTPHNSRVYCVDGFFYELDGNSLLSLRNGEAITYKKYYESRHGIELHFEHESLLKGRPVFQVQNYLQRGRLKKDKEPSNTFVELPPELCFIIMSPISISTLYSFSFVPSVMHRIESLFIAANLKKLHLDHCTQNVNIPTIKVLEAITTNKCQENFHLESLETLGDSFLKYATSQQLFFTYQNHHEGLLSINKDKIISNAALCKLGCNHKLPGFIRNECFDPKKWIIPGEVCGNNLLPEQVSPAIIMYIKGKRKIKSKTVADVVEALIGAFLCTGGEKAAILFLEWLGIEMDFANIPYERDFSMHPERFVNIHKLQSLLNYPFHDPSLLVEALTHGSYMLPEIPRCYQRLEFLGDSVLDYLMTMHLYHEYPGMSPGLLTDLRSASVNNDCYARSAVKAGLHRYILHYSPELHKQIIKTVNNFEQLPLESTFGWESEKSFPKVLGDIIESLAGAIFVDSGYNKEAVFKSIRPLLEPLITPETVKLHPVRELNELCQKQGYAMKKPMLSRENGVVSLTVEVEANGIIYTHTCTASEKKVAKKVASKEVLTSLKCSISSSYFERKRHALGKAT from the exons GTTCTTGTAATGACACCCATGATTCTGCTTAATGGTCTACGGCACAGCTTTTTCAAACTGGAGATGATTAAACTTTTAATATTTGATGAGTGCCATCATGCGAGGGGTAAACACCCTTATGCGTGCATTATGATG GAGTTCTATCACCGGAAGTTGAATTCTGAAAAGCATCTTCTTCCTAGGATATTAGGGATGACTGCATCACTTGTGAAGTCAAAAG GGCCAAACTCACCAGATGCTTATTGGAAAAGTATTTGTGACCTCGAGAATCTTATGAATTCAAAG gtgTACACATGTATTAATGAATCTGTACTGGCTGAGTTTATACCTTTTTCAAATACAAAGTGGAAAATTTATAAGCACATGGATATCCCAGTTGCCTTGAATGAGAGCTTGGAAAGCCATTTGAACTCTTTGAAGATAAAG catGAGTGCACTCTGGAAAAGTTGGGTCTAAAGGAATCTGCTGTGGAATCTGTGAAGAATAAAATATCGAGGATATATTGTACTTTTATGTTTTGTTTGAATGAGCTCGGACTTTGGTTGGCTTTAAAG GCTGCAGAGTCCTTGTCCACTGATGAAACTGATATCCTTTGTTGGGGTCAATTTGATTTGTTTGGTGAGACAATTATTAAGGATTTCAGCAAGGGTGTGTTGAAGATTTTCTCAAATTATATTCCTTCCG ATTGGTCAATTGGTGGTAATATGAAGGATGATATGGACAGGGGATTCCTAAGTGTTAAAGTTATTGCACTGATTGAGTCTCTCATGGAGTACAG CTCTATGAAAGATTTGAGATGTATAATATTTGTGGAAAGGGTTATCACAGCTGTTACAATCAAGGACTTATTGAGTGAGCTGCTCGTGAATCTAAGTGGTTGGAAGACAGAATATGTAGCAGGAAACAACACAGGTTTGCAGTCCCAAACAAGGAAACAACAAAATAGAATTGTTGAGGAATTTCGTAAAGGCGAT GTGAACATCATCGTTGCGACATCAATTCTTGAAGAAGGCTTAGACGTTCAAAGCTGCAACTTGGTTATCAGATTTGATCTGTCCGCCAATGTTTGCAGCTTTATACAGTCCCGTGGTCGTGCAAGAGTGCAGAACTCAGATTATTTATTGATGATGAAAAG TGGGGATGAGGCTTCACTTTCTCGAGTAAAGAACTATCTTTCCAGTGGAGAAATTATGAGAGAGGAATCCCTGCGCCATTCTTCAACTCCTTGTGCACCTCTTGAAAATGCTTTGCTTGATAATGAATTCTATTGTGTTAAAAGTACAGGAGCAATAGTGACCCTGAGTTCAAGCGTTGCTTTAATTCACTTCTACTGTTCAAGGCTCCCTTCTGATAG gTATTTTAAATCATGTCCTAGGTGTGTCATCAATGAGGAGATGAAAACTTGCATTTTATATCTTCCCAAGAGCTGTCCAATACAAACTGTTCATGCACAAGGCAATACTAATATATTGAAACAAATTGTGTGCCTAGAAGCATGCAGGCAACTTCATAAGATTGGTGCTTTAACCGATAATCTTGTACCTGAGATTGTTGTGGAAGAAGCTGCTGCACAAGAATTAG GAAATGTGCCTTATGATGATGAGAAAGTCATTTACTTCCCTCCTGAATTGGTGAATTATTGTTCTAACAATTTAATGATTAAATACCATTGCTATGTGATTGAGTTAGAGAGGAAGTTTCAGTATGATATCCCAGTTCGTGACATAGCACTTCTTGTAAGGAGTGAGCTGGAGCTAGATGTTAGAAATTTGAAGTTCAACTTAGAAGCTGATAGGGGTCATGTGGCATTGCACATGAAATATGTAGGGCTCATCGATCTCAGTCCTGAGCAT GTCAGTTTGTGTAGAAAGTTCCAAATCACTCTTTTTAGAGTTCTTTTGAACCGTGATTTGAATAAACTGAAGGAGGTTTTTGGTGAGTTTCATATAAAAAACAATGAGATCATTGATTATCTTCTGCTCCCATCAGCCAGCTCACACGAGAAACAATGTATTATTGATTGGAAATGTATCCGATCCGTGCTGCTTTCATCTGACAATGTTAATAATCATGAGAATTGTCTATCACCAAAAGGCTATGCTCGTATGGTGCAGACAAAGAATGGTATTTTCTGCAGCTGCATGCTTGAGAATTGTGTGGTGTGCACCCCACACAATAGCCGTGTGTATTGCGTCGATGGTTTTTTTTATGAATTGGATGGTAACTCACTTTTGAGTTTGAGAAATGGAGAAGCTATTACATATAAGAAATACTATGAATCCCG GCATGGAATTGAGTTGCACTTTGAACATGAGTCACTGCTTAAGGGAAGACCCGTCTTTCAAGTGCAAAATTACCTGCAGAGGGGCAGACTGAAGAAAGATAAAG AGCCAAGTAACACATTTGTTGAATTGCCTCCGGAACTTTGTTTTATTATAATGTCACCAATATCAATTAGTACACTGTATTCCTTCTCATTTGTTCCATCTGTAATGCATCGGATTGAGTCCCTGTTCATTGCTGCCAACTTAAAAAAGTTGCATTTGGATCATTGCACGCAAAATGTTAATATTCCAACCATTAAG GTTTTGGAAGCAATTACCACAAATAAATGccaagaaaattttcatttggaATCATTGGAGACCCTTGGAGATTCATTTCTCAAATATGCAACTAGCCAACAGCTTTTTTTTACCTATCAAAATCACCATGAGGGCCTTCTAAGTATTAACAAAGACAAAATTATATCTAATGCTGCACTTTGCAAGCTAGGGTGCAACCATAAACTCCCG GGTTTTATACGTAATGAGTGCTTTGATCCTAAAAAATGGATCATTCCTGGTGAGGTGTGTGGAAATAATTTATTACCCGAACAAGTTTCTCCTGCtataattatgtatattaaaGGGAAAAGGAAGATAAAAAGCAAGACAGTTGCTGATGTGGTTGAGGCACTGATTGGTGCATTCCTTTGCACTGGTGGTGAAAAAGCAGCCATTTTATTTCTGGAGTGGCTTGGTATTGAGATGGATTTTGCAAATATACCATATGAGAGGGACTTTTCAATGCACCCAGAGAGGTTTGTTAATATCCATAAATTACAGTCACTACTGAACTACCCATTTCATGATCCTTCTCTGCTAGTTGAAGCACTTACCCATGGCTCTTATATGCTGCCTGAGATTCCGAGATGCTACCAG CGCCTAGAATTTCTTGGGGACTCAGTGTTGGATTATCTCATGACCATGCACCTCTACCATGAATATCCTGGAATGTCTCCAGGACTGTTGACTGACCTCAGGTCTGCTTCTGTGAACAATGATTGTTATGCAAGATCTGCAGTTAAGGCTGGACTACATCGGTATATTCTCCACTATTCCCCAGAGCTTCATAAGCAGATAATTAAAACTGTTAATAATTTTGAGCAATTACCTCTTGAATCAACTTTTGGCTGGGAGTCAGAAAAATCTTTCCCCAAG GTGCTTGGAGATATTATTGAATCCCTGGCTGGAGCAATTTTTGTTGATTCAGGATACAATAAGGAAGCTGTTTTTAAGAGCATAAGGCCCCTTTTGGAGCCCCTAATTACTCCAGAAACAGTTAAACTCCATCCCGTGAGAGAGCTAAACGAGTTATGCCAGAAACAAGGCTATGCTATGAAGAAGCCGATGTTGTCTAGGGAGAATGGTGTAGTTTCCTTGACAGTAGAAGTAGAAGCAAATGGTATAATTTACACGCATACCTGCACTGCTTCAGAAAAGAAAGTGGCCAAGAAAGTAGCCTCCAAAGAAGTTCTGACCTCCTTGAAATGCAGCATTTCCAG CTCATATTTTGAGCGAAAGCGGCATGCACTGGGAAAAGCTACGTGA
- the LOC131152983 gene encoding endoribonuclease Dicer homolog 2 isoform X4, which yields MEAGDMMVKDTHQPSADPLPFARSYQLEALEKALEQNTIVFLETGSGKTLIAIMLLRNFAYLIRKPSRFIAVFLVPQVVLIKQQAEAVKMHTDLKVGIYWGDMGVDFWDDATWRQEQDKYEVLVMTPMILLNGLRHSFFKLEMIKLLIFDECHHARGKHPYACIMMEFYHRKLNSEKHLLPRILGMTASLVKSKGPNSPDAYWKSICDLENLMNSKVYTCINESVLAEFIPFSNTKWKIYKHMDIPVALNESLESHLNSLKIKHECTLEKLGLKESAVESVKNKISRIYCTFMFCLNELGLWLALKAAESLSTDETDILCWGQFDLFGETIIKDFSKGVLKIFSNYIPSDWSIGGNMKDDMDRGFLSVKVIALIESLMEYSSMKDLRCIIFVERVITAVTIKDLLSELLVNLSGWKTEYVAGNNTGLQSQTRKQQNRIVEEFRKGDVNIIVATSILEEGLDVQSCNLVIRFDLSANVCSFIQSRGRARVQNSDYLLMMKSGDEASLSRVKNYLSSGEIMREESLRHSSTPCAPLENALLDNEFYCVKSTGAIVTLSSSVALIHFYCSRLPSDRYFKSCPRCVINEEMKTCILYLPKSCPIQTVHAQGNTNILKQIVCLEACRQLHKIGALTDNLVPEIVVEEAAAQELGNVPYDDEKVIYFPPELVNYCSNNLMIKYHCYVIELERKFQYDIPVRDIALLVRSELELDVRNLKFNLEADRGHVALHMKYVGLIDLSPEHVSLCRKFQITLFRVLLNRDLNKLKEVFGEFHIKNNEIIDYLLLPSASSHEKQCIIDWKCIRSVLLSSDNVNNHENCLSPKGYARMVQTKNGIFCSCMLENCVVCTPHNSRVYCVDGFFYELDGNSLLSLRNGEAITYKKYYESRHGIELHFEHESLLKGRPVFQVQNYLQRGRLKKDKEPSNTFVELPPELCFIIMSPISISTLYSFSFVPSVMHRIESLFIAANLKKLHLDHCTQNVNIPTIKVLEAITTNKCQENFHLESLETLGDSFLKYATSQQLFFTYQNHHEGLLSINKDKIISNAALCKLGCNHKLPGFIRNECFDPKKWIIPGEVCGNNLLPEQVSPAIIMYIKGKRKIKSKTVADVVEALIGAFLCTGGEKAAILFLEWLGIEMDFANIPYERDFSMHPERFVNIHKLQSLLNYPFHDPSLLVEALTHGSYMLPEIPRCYQRLEFLGDSVLDYLMTMHLYHEYPGMSPGLLTDLRSASVNNDCYARSAVKAGLHRYILHYSPELHKQIIKTVNNFEQLPLESTFGWESEKSFPKVLGDIIESLAGAIFVDSGYNKEAVFKSIRPLLEPLITPETVKLHPVRELNELCQKQGYAMKKPMLSRENGVVSLTVEVEANGIIYTHTCTASEKKVAKKVASKEVLTSLKCSISRWVDGCLTSAM from the exons GTTCTTGTAATGACACCCATGATTCTGCTTAATGGTCTACGGCACAGCTTTTTCAAACTGGAGATGATTAAACTTTTAATATTTGATGAGTGCCATCATGCGAGGGGTAAACACCCTTATGCGTGCATTATGATG GAGTTCTATCACCGGAAGTTGAATTCTGAAAAGCATCTTCTTCCTAGGATATTAGGGATGACTGCATCACTTGTGAAGTCAAAAG GGCCAAACTCACCAGATGCTTATTGGAAAAGTATTTGTGACCTCGAGAATCTTATGAATTCAAAG gtgTACACATGTATTAATGAATCTGTACTGGCTGAGTTTATACCTTTTTCAAATACAAAGTGGAAAATTTATAAGCACATGGATATCCCAGTTGCCTTGAATGAGAGCTTGGAAAGCCATTTGAACTCTTTGAAGATAAAG catGAGTGCACTCTGGAAAAGTTGGGTCTAAAGGAATCTGCTGTGGAATCTGTGAAGAATAAAATATCGAGGATATATTGTACTTTTATGTTTTGTTTGAATGAGCTCGGACTTTGGTTGGCTTTAAAG GCTGCAGAGTCCTTGTCCACTGATGAAACTGATATCCTTTGTTGGGGTCAATTTGATTTGTTTGGTGAGACAATTATTAAGGATTTCAGCAAGGGTGTGTTGAAGATTTTCTCAAATTATATTCCTTCCG ATTGGTCAATTGGTGGTAATATGAAGGATGATATGGACAGGGGATTCCTAAGTGTTAAAGTTATTGCACTGATTGAGTCTCTCATGGAGTACAG CTCTATGAAAGATTTGAGATGTATAATATTTGTGGAAAGGGTTATCACAGCTGTTACAATCAAGGACTTATTGAGTGAGCTGCTCGTGAATCTAAGTGGTTGGAAGACAGAATATGTAGCAGGAAACAACACAGGTTTGCAGTCCCAAACAAGGAAACAACAAAATAGAATTGTTGAGGAATTTCGTAAAGGCGAT GTGAACATCATCGTTGCGACATCAATTCTTGAAGAAGGCTTAGACGTTCAAAGCTGCAACTTGGTTATCAGATTTGATCTGTCCGCCAATGTTTGCAGCTTTATACAGTCCCGTGGTCGTGCAAGAGTGCAGAACTCAGATTATTTATTGATGATGAAAAG TGGGGATGAGGCTTCACTTTCTCGAGTAAAGAACTATCTTTCCAGTGGAGAAATTATGAGAGAGGAATCCCTGCGCCATTCTTCAACTCCTTGTGCACCTCTTGAAAATGCTTTGCTTGATAATGAATTCTATTGTGTTAAAAGTACAGGAGCAATAGTGACCCTGAGTTCAAGCGTTGCTTTAATTCACTTCTACTGTTCAAGGCTCCCTTCTGATAG gTATTTTAAATCATGTCCTAGGTGTGTCATCAATGAGGAGATGAAAACTTGCATTTTATATCTTCCCAAGAGCTGTCCAATACAAACTGTTCATGCACAAGGCAATACTAATATATTGAAACAAATTGTGTGCCTAGAAGCATGCAGGCAACTTCATAAGATTGGTGCTTTAACCGATAATCTTGTACCTGAGATTGTTGTGGAAGAAGCTGCTGCACAAGAATTAG GAAATGTGCCTTATGATGATGAGAAAGTCATTTACTTCCCTCCTGAATTGGTGAATTATTGTTCTAACAATTTAATGATTAAATACCATTGCTATGTGATTGAGTTAGAGAGGAAGTTTCAGTATGATATCCCAGTTCGTGACATAGCACTTCTTGTAAGGAGTGAGCTGGAGCTAGATGTTAGAAATTTGAAGTTCAACTTAGAAGCTGATAGGGGTCATGTGGCATTGCACATGAAATATGTAGGGCTCATCGATCTCAGTCCTGAGCAT GTCAGTTTGTGTAGAAAGTTCCAAATCACTCTTTTTAGAGTTCTTTTGAACCGTGATTTGAATAAACTGAAGGAGGTTTTTGGTGAGTTTCATATAAAAAACAATGAGATCATTGATTATCTTCTGCTCCCATCAGCCAGCTCACACGAGAAACAATGTATTATTGATTGGAAATGTATCCGATCCGTGCTGCTTTCATCTGACAATGTTAATAATCATGAGAATTGTCTATCACCAAAAGGCTATGCTCGTATGGTGCAGACAAAGAATGGTATTTTCTGCAGCTGCATGCTTGAGAATTGTGTGGTGTGCACCCCACACAATAGCCGTGTGTATTGCGTCGATGGTTTTTTTTATGAATTGGATGGTAACTCACTTTTGAGTTTGAGAAATGGAGAAGCTATTACATATAAGAAATACTATGAATCCCG GCATGGAATTGAGTTGCACTTTGAACATGAGTCACTGCTTAAGGGAAGACCCGTCTTTCAAGTGCAAAATTACCTGCAGAGGGGCAGACTGAAGAAAGATAAAG AGCCAAGTAACACATTTGTTGAATTGCCTCCGGAACTTTGTTTTATTATAATGTCACCAATATCAATTAGTACACTGTATTCCTTCTCATTTGTTCCATCTGTAATGCATCGGATTGAGTCCCTGTTCATTGCTGCCAACTTAAAAAAGTTGCATTTGGATCATTGCACGCAAAATGTTAATATTCCAACCATTAAG GTTTTGGAAGCAATTACCACAAATAAATGccaagaaaattttcatttggaATCATTGGAGACCCTTGGAGATTCATTTCTCAAATATGCAACTAGCCAACAGCTTTTTTTTACCTATCAAAATCACCATGAGGGCCTTCTAAGTATTAACAAAGACAAAATTATATCTAATGCTGCACTTTGCAAGCTAGGGTGCAACCATAAACTCCCG GGTTTTATACGTAATGAGTGCTTTGATCCTAAAAAATGGATCATTCCTGGTGAGGTGTGTGGAAATAATTTATTACCCGAACAAGTTTCTCCTGCtataattatgtatattaaaGGGAAAAGGAAGATAAAAAGCAAGACAGTTGCTGATGTGGTTGAGGCACTGATTGGTGCATTCCTTTGCACTGGTGGTGAAAAAGCAGCCATTTTATTTCTGGAGTGGCTTGGTATTGAGATGGATTTTGCAAATATACCATATGAGAGGGACTTTTCAATGCACCCAGAGAGGTTTGTTAATATCCATAAATTACAGTCACTACTGAACTACCCATTTCATGATCCTTCTCTGCTAGTTGAAGCACTTACCCATGGCTCTTATATGCTGCCTGAGATTCCGAGATGCTACCAG CGCCTAGAATTTCTTGGGGACTCAGTGTTGGATTATCTCATGACCATGCACCTCTACCATGAATATCCTGGAATGTCTCCAGGACTGTTGACTGACCTCAGGTCTGCTTCTGTGAACAATGATTGTTATGCAAGATCTGCAGTTAAGGCTGGACTACATCGGTATATTCTCCACTATTCCCCAGAGCTTCATAAGCAGATAATTAAAACTGTTAATAATTTTGAGCAATTACCTCTTGAATCAACTTTTGGCTGGGAGTCAGAAAAATCTTTCCCCAAG GTGCTTGGAGATATTATTGAATCCCTGGCTGGAGCAATTTTTGTTGATTCAGGATACAATAAGGAAGCTGTTTTTAAGAGCATAAGGCCCCTTTTGGAGCCCCTAATTACTCCAGAAACAGTTAAACTCCATCCCGTGAGAGAGCTAAACGAGTTATGCCAGAAACAAGGCTATGCTATGAAGAAGCCGATGTTGTCTAGGGAGAATGGTGTAGTTTCCTTGACAGTAGAAGTAGAAGCAAATGGTATAATTTACACGCATACCTGCACTGCTTCAGAAAAGAAAGTGGCCAAGAAAGTAGCCTCCAAAGAAGTTCTGACCTCCTTGAAATGCAGCATTTCCAG GTGGGTTGATGGATGCTTGACTTCTGCTATGTGA